A DNA window from Hordeum vulgare subsp. vulgare chromosome 1H, MorexV3_pseudomolecules_assembly, whole genome shotgun sequence contains the following coding sequences:
- the LOC123413791 gene encoding protein LURP-one-related 8-like, protein MAKVHPNLAVPSLGMPAAAAVDEEPVTLTVWRKSLLFNCRGFTVFDASGNLVYRVDIYASDSRAEVVLMDAAGRPVLTVRRKKAISLMGDQWLVFPGEETRAPPLYAVKRTPQYMRGGGKSTAHVAACGGAAGGGRYEVEGSYARRCCAVYDEQRRAVVEVQPKEAVGTDVFRMVVRPAGMNVSLAMAVVLALDQMFGRPGLLRSWSS, encoded by the coding sequence ATGGCGAAGGTGCACCCGAACTTGGCCGTGCCGTCTCTGGGGATGCCGGCTGCGGCGGCTGTGGACGAGGAGCCGGTGACACTGACGGTGTGGCGCAAGTCGCTGCTCTTCAACTGCCGGGGGTTCACGGTGTTCGACGCCAGCGGCAACCTGGTGTACCGCGTGGACATCTACGCGTCCGACTCCCGCGCCGAGGTGGTGCTCATGGACGCCGCGGGGCGGCCCGTGCTCACCGTCCGCCGCAAGAAGGCCATCAGCCTCATGGGCGACCAGTGGCTGGTCTTCCCCGGCGAGGAGACGCGCGCGCCGCCGCTCTACGCGGTGAAGCGCACGCCGCAGTACATGCGCGGCGGCGGCAAGTCCACGGCGCACGTCGCGGCGTGCGGGGGCGCCGCGGGCGGCGGGCGGTACGAGGTGGAGGGGTCGTACGCGCGGCGGTGCTGCGCGGTGTACGACGAGCAGCGGCGCGCGGTGGTGGAGGTGCAGCCCAAGGAGGCGGTGGGCACGGACGTGTTCCGGATGGTGGTGCGGCCGGCGGGCATGAACGTGTCGCTGGCCATGGCCGTCGTGCTCGCGCTGGACCAGATGTTCGGGAGGCCGGGGCTCCTCAGGAGCTGGTCCTCGTAG